Genomic segment of bacterium:
CGGGGTGAGCTCTCCGAGACGATCCGGGCGTTCCTGGAGGAGGTGTAGGGTGGGCGTGACCACTACCGAAGGTAAACCTGCGGCCGAGGATAAAAGCGTGCAGCCGAAGGTCCTGGTCTTCAGCTGCAACTGGTCAACCTACCCGGGCCTCCAGCTCTCCCGGCTGGAGGAGTCCGGAACCGTTTCCGAGCCCATCATCACGATGTGCACCGGACGGCTGGACCCCGAGCTGATTCTGGAGGCCTTCTCCCGGGGCGCCTGGGGCGTCTTCGTGGCCGGATGCCCGCCCGACGAGTGCGAGCACGACGGTAACTACAAGACCCGCCGGCGGATTTTGCTCCTCAAGAAAACGCTCGGTCAGTTGGGCGTCCTGCCCTCCCGGCTGACCCTGGAGTGGGTTTCCACGGGCGAGTCGGCGAAGCTCGCGAAGCTGGTGGGCGACTTCACCGCGAGGATGGCCCAACTGGGGCCTCAAAGGAGATGAACGATGGTGAAGCCTGATGCGGGCCCGAAGCCCAAAGTGGCGTTTTACTGGTGCGCCTCCTGTGGCGGGTGCGAGGAGGCGGTGGTGGACCTCGCCGAGGACATCCTCACGGTGGTCGGCGCGGTGGACATCGTCTTCTGGCCCGTGGCGCTGGATTTCAAGAAATCGGACGTGGAGGCCCTCGCCGACGGGGAGGTTGCGGTCAGCTTCATCAACGGCGCCGTCCGCACCTCGGAGCAGGAGGAGATGGTCGAGCTCCTGCGGAGGAAATCGGGGCTGGTCGTGGCCTTCGGCACCTGCGCCCATCTGGGCGGCATACCCGGCCTGGCCAACTTCCACGACCGCCGGACCATCTTCGAGCGGGTGTACCTGGAAGCCCCCTCCAACGCCAACCCCCGGGGCGTCCTCCCGCAGACGAGGAGCACCGTTGACGGCAAGGAGCTCACCCTGCCCGAGTTCCACGACACGGTCCGGACCCTGGACCAGGTGATAGACGTGGACTACTACCTGCCGGGTTGCGCCCCGCCGCCCGACCTGATCCTCGGGGCGGTCACCGCCATCCTGGAGGGGAAGCTGCCCGAGAAGGGCGCCGTGCTGGCCCCGGACAAGTCGCTCTGCGACACCTGCCCCCTGAACGACTCCAAGCCTGAGAAGGTCTCCCTGGCGGAGTTCAAGCGTCCGCACCAGATTCTGGCGGACCCCGAGAAGTGCTATCTGGCCCAGGGGCTCATCTGTCACGGGCCGGCCACCCGCTCCGGCTGCGGCGAGCGCTGCATCAACGCCAACATGCCCTGCCGCGGTTGCTTCGGCCCCACACCGGGCGTGCGGGACCAGGGGGCGAAAATCCTCTCCTTCGTGGCCTCCATCGCGGGCCTGGAGGGCGAGGAGAAGATGAC
This window contains:
- a CDS encoding hydrogenase iron-sulfur subunit encodes the protein MGVTTTEGKPAAEDKSVQPKVLVFSCNWSTYPGLQLSRLEESGTVSEPIITMCTGRLDPELILEAFSRGAWGVFVAGCPPDECEHDGNYKTRRRILLLKKTLGQLGVLPSRLTLEWVSTGESAKLAKLVGDFTARMAQLGPQRR
- a CDS encoding oxidoreductase, translated to MVKPDAGPKPKVAFYWCASCGGCEEAVVDLAEDILTVVGAVDIVFWPVALDFKKSDVEALADGEVAVSFINGAVRTSEQEEMVELLRRKSGLVVAFGTCAHLGGIPGLANFHDRRTIFERVYLEAPSNANPRGVLPQTRSTVDGKELTLPEFHDTVRTLDQVIDVDYYLPGCAPPPDLILGAVTAILEGKLPEKGAVLAPDKSLCDTCPLNDSKPEKVSLAEFKRPHQILADPEKCYLAQGLICHGPATRSGCGERCINANMPCRGCFGPTPGVRDQGAKILSFVASIAGLEGEEKMTDEEVGRLIGQIDDPAGLFYFYSLPSSHMKRKNLST